Proteins found in one Arachis stenosperma cultivar V10309 chromosome 8, arast.V10309.gnm1.PFL2, whole genome shotgun sequence genomic segment:
- the LOC130945548 gene encoding uncharacterized protein LOC130945548, with product MPLSDRKFTWFRGRSCSRIDRALLSLECLQEFPESRLRGGPRGLSDHCPIILEDRKLSFGPKPFRSLDSWFTHEGFLRMVKEEWRDLGDKPFTNKFKALTVPLGRWHKDNFSEMDKKIAKFEEEIKRLDDMISNGVYDGIMEARRKALVTCCERWYVRKEVHGKQMSRSRHAKDMDKNTRYFHNIASARRRNNWIDALVINGRRVRNQARIKIAIREFYKDLYHQERSPKVSFRDGLVEKIDEQDAGTLEVLPSAEEIREAVWDCESSKASGCDGYNLNFIKRCWDEIGAEFTAAVMEFFQTYKLPADSNIT from the coding sequence ATGCCGCTTTCTGATCGCAAATTTACATGGTTCAGGGGACGGTCTTGTAGCCGGATAGATAGGGCTCTGCTGAGTTTAGAGTGTTTACAAGAGTTCCCAGAGTCTCGGCTTCGAGGTGGGCCGAGGGGCTTGTCAGACCATTGCCCTATAATACTTGAGGACAGGAAGTTGTCGTTTGGTCCAAAGCCGTTCAGAAGCCTGGACTCGTGGTTCACACATGAGGGTTTCCTCAGAATGGTGAAGGAGGAGTGGAGAGATCTGGGGGACAAACCtttcacaaataaatttaaGGCTTTGACTGTTCCACTGGGGAGATGGCATAAGGACAATTTTAGTGAGATGGACAAAAAGATTGCAAAATTTGAGGAAGAAATCAAGAGACTTGATGATATGATAAGTAATGGAGTGTATGATGGAATAATGGAGGCTAGAAGAAAGGCACTGGTCACTTGCTGTGAGAGATGGTATGTGAGAAAAGAGGTACATGGGAAACAGATGTCTCGGTCTCGGCATGCAAAGGATATGGACAAAAATACAAGGTACTTCCACAATATAGCATCAGCAAGAAGGCGGAATAATTGGATTGATGCACTGGTAATTAATGGCAGAAGGGTCCGGAACCAAGCTAGAATAAAGATTGCTATCAGAGAATTCTACAAAGATTTATATCATCAAGAACGGTCTCCCAAGGTGAGCTTCAGGGATGGGTTGGTGGAGAAAATAGACGAGCAAGATGCTGGGACTTTAGAAGTGCTACCATCGGCTGAGGAAATCCGAGAGGCTGTATGGGACTGCGAGTCATCTAAGGCATCAGGGTGTGATGGGTACAACTTGAATTTTATCAAGAGATGTTGGGATGAAATTGGGGCAGAGTTCACGGCAGCAGTAATGGAGTTCTTTCAGACGTACAAGCTACCAGCGGATTCCAATATCACTTGA
- the LOC130945549 gene encoding uncharacterized protein LOC130945549 has product MRLSLGENNNIQELKNFAEWLLKIGDGLAGDTTDGESIVHIPSDILIKNSETALDNLIDFDRVILAPTLDCVTDVNNKMTAGLPGQERVYLSSDSVCAEEGNMEFELNAFSPEILNGINCSGLPPHKLVLKVGAPIMLLRNIDQTNGLCNGTRMQVRRMENYVIKCKTLTGNKAGSIVLIPRLNLIPNNETLPVRY; this is encoded by the exons ATGAGATTGTCACTAGGTGAAAACAACAACATACAAGAACTAAAAAATTTTGCagaatggctactcaaaattgGTGATGGTTTGGCTGGTGATACAACAGATGGTGAATCGATCGTTCATATACCATCTGACATTTTGATTAAGAACTCTGAGACAGCTTTGGATAACCTCATTGATTTC GATAGAGTAATTCTTGCACCAACTTTAGATTGTGTCACTGATGTCAACAACAAGATGACTGCAGGGTTACCTGGACAAGAAAGAGTCTACTTAAGTTCAGACTCTGTGTGTGCTGAAGAGGGAAATATGGAATTTGAGTTAAATGCTTTCTCGCCGGAGATTCTAAATGGAATAAATTGTTCAGGTTTACCACCACACAAGTTGGTTCTGAAGGTTGGCGCTCCTATTATGTTGCTGCGGAATATAGACCAAACTAATGGTTTGTGCAATGGAACGAGGATGCAAGTTAGAAGAATGGAAAATTATGTGATAAAATGCAAGACTTTAACTGGTAACAAAGCTGGAAGCATTGTTCTTATCCCAAGACTGAATCTAATTCCAAATAATGAAACATTGCCGGTCAG GTATTAA
- the LOC130944774 gene encoding heat stress transcription factor A-2-like isoform X2 — protein sequence MAGSMRVKEEEETVVLCGSGPGGSSSSSSVSPQPMEGLHDVGPPPFLTKTFEVVEDPSTDSIVSWSRARNSFVVWDSHRFSTTILPRYFKHNNFSSFVRQLNTYGFRKVDPDRWEFANEGFLAGQKHLLRTIKRRRNVTQSSTNTIQHGEGGGGGSCVELGEFGLEGEIERLRRDRTVLMAEIVKLRQQQHNSRERICSMESRLQVTEKKQTQMMTFLAKALHNQSFIHNLSLQNRELQGFEMSRKRRITATASVENLQEDPVAVEEQEELTSIGCEIETLLSSACDNESSSEMKESTAAAAATSENIWEDLLSEDLVGGNPEDEVVIGDYPHQNLEDLTATNTGNLRRR from the exons atggcgggaagCATGAGAGtgaaggaggaagaggagacTGTGGTTTTGTGTGGGAGCGGACCAGGTggttcatcttcttcatcaagcGTGTCACCGCAACCCATGGAAGGGTTGCACGATGTGGGACCACCACCGTTTCTGACGAAGACCTTCGAAGTGGTGGAGGATCCTTCCACCGACTCCATTGTTTCTTGGAGCAGAGCTCGCAACAGCTTCGTTGTGTGGGACTCGCACAGATTCTCCACCACGATCTTGCCTCGTTACTTCAAGCACAACAACTTCTCCAGCTTCGTTCGCCAACTCAACACTTAC GGGTTTAGGAAAGTGGATCCTGATCGATGGGAATTTGCGAACGAGGGGTTCTTGGCAGGGCAGAAGCACTTGTTGAGGACGATAAAGAGGAGGAGGAATGTGACGCAGTCGTCAACGAACACGATCCAGCatggagaaggaggaggaggaggaagttGTGTTGAGTTAGGTGAGTTTGGTTTGGAAGGTGAGATAGAGAGGCTGAGAAGGGATAGGACGGTGTTAATGGCGGAGATCGTGAAGCTGAGGCAGCAACAGCACAACTCAAGGGAGCGGATTTGTTCAATGGAGTCAAGGTTGCAAGTCACAGAGAAGAAACAGACACAGATGATGACTTTCCTGGCCAAAGCACTCCACAACCAGTCTTTCATTCATAACCTTTCTCTTCAGAACAGAGAATTACAGGGTTTTGAGATGAGCAGGAAGAGGAGAATAACTGCTACCGCAAGTGTGGAGAATCTGCAAGAGGATCCTGTTGCTGTTGAAGAGCAAGAGGAATTGACGAGTATTGGGTGTGAGATAGAGACACTTTTGTCAAGTGCTTGCGATAATGAATCAAGCAGTGAAATGAAGGAGTctactgctgctgctgctgctacCAGTGAGAATATATGGGAAGATTTGCTTAGTGAGGATTTAGTTGGTGGGAATCCGGAGGATGAAGTTGTCATTGGTGATTACCCACACCAAAATCTTGAAGATTTGACTGCAACAAACACTG GCAACTTGAGAAGAAGATAA
- the LOC130944774 gene encoding heat stress transcription factor A-2-like isoform X1 codes for MAGSMRVKEEEETVVLCGSGPGGSSSSSSVSPQPMEGLHDVGPPPFLTKTFEVVEDPSTDSIVSWSRARNSFVVWDSHRFSTTILPRYFKHNNFSSFVRQLNTYGFRKVDPDRWEFANEGFLAGQKHLLRTIKRRRNVTQSSTNTIQHGEGGGGGSCVELGEFGLEGEIERLRRDRTVLMAEIVKLRQQQHNSRERICSMESRLQVTEKKQTQMMTFLAKALHNQSFIHNLSLQNRELQGFEMSRKRRITATASVENLQEDPVAVEEQEELTSIGCEIETLLSSACDNESSSEMKESTAAAAATSENIWEDLLSEDLVGGNPEDEVVIGDYPHQNLEDLTATNTARGEGLVVVERGQHIILCSLFCILLLIQTC; via the exons atggcgggaagCATGAGAGtgaaggaggaagaggagacTGTGGTTTTGTGTGGGAGCGGACCAGGTggttcatcttcttcatcaagcGTGTCACCGCAACCCATGGAAGGGTTGCACGATGTGGGACCACCACCGTTTCTGACGAAGACCTTCGAAGTGGTGGAGGATCCTTCCACCGACTCCATTGTTTCTTGGAGCAGAGCTCGCAACAGCTTCGTTGTGTGGGACTCGCACAGATTCTCCACCACGATCTTGCCTCGTTACTTCAAGCACAACAACTTCTCCAGCTTCGTTCGCCAACTCAACACTTAC GGGTTTAGGAAAGTGGATCCTGATCGATGGGAATTTGCGAACGAGGGGTTCTTGGCAGGGCAGAAGCACTTGTTGAGGACGATAAAGAGGAGGAGGAATGTGACGCAGTCGTCAACGAACACGATCCAGCatggagaaggaggaggaggaggaagttGTGTTGAGTTAGGTGAGTTTGGTTTGGAAGGTGAGATAGAGAGGCTGAGAAGGGATAGGACGGTGTTAATGGCGGAGATCGTGAAGCTGAGGCAGCAACAGCACAACTCAAGGGAGCGGATTTGTTCAATGGAGTCAAGGTTGCAAGTCACAGAGAAGAAACAGACACAGATGATGACTTTCCTGGCCAAAGCACTCCACAACCAGTCTTTCATTCATAACCTTTCTCTTCAGAACAGAGAATTACAGGGTTTTGAGATGAGCAGGAAGAGGAGAATAACTGCTACCGCAAGTGTGGAGAATCTGCAAGAGGATCCTGTTGCTGTTGAAGAGCAAGAGGAATTGACGAGTATTGGGTGTGAGATAGAGACACTTTTGTCAAGTGCTTGCGATAATGAATCAAGCAGTGAAATGAAGGAGTctactgctgctgctgctgctacCAGTGAGAATATATGGGAAGATTTGCTTAGTGAGGATTTAGTTGGTGGGAATCCGGAGGATGAAGTTGTCATTGGTGATTACCCACACCAAAATCTTGAAGATTTGACTGCAACAAACACTG CAAGGGGGGAAGGCTTGGTAGTTGTTGAAAGAGGCCAACACATAATATTGTGCTCTTTGTTCTGTATCCTTCTATTAATTCAAACTTGCTAA